A region of the Zootoca vivipara chromosome 3, rZooViv1.1, whole genome shotgun sequence genome:
CTATGGCAACAAGAAATTTTCAGTGAAAGCAATGGCATTAATTCAAAGACCTGCACATCTTTTCACGTACTAATACTGCATTGTTAAAGCACAACAGACCTGCACTTAAAATGTCTAGTTTATTTAGCTACTTAGCCGTCTTCAGATTCTTTTTACTATCTGAGAAATGTTATACAATGACTTGGATATAAGGAGCTTCCATTATCTAAAAGCCATTCTCAGCATGAAGACTGCCGCTCAGCATGCTCCCTTACCAAAATAGTTTTCAGGGCAATACAATAGCCACAcaaaaaatgaggctgcactCAGCTGGGAAGTTTTAATACTAAGCAGAGAAGAGCATGATAACTATTGAAAAATTAacagaagtttaaaaactctAATTGAAAACCCTAAAGTGCACCCTAAATTCAAATTTATGtaaattaaaatatacatttttgttgAAAACAGTATTTGGCAACCTTTTTAGCTGTCACATTCGGAGTAAGCATAGTATGATATTAATCAGTAGACTTTCTTATGGGgtactgtttttttttgttgaaaaCAGTACTTGGCAACCTTTTTAGCTGTCACATTCGGAGTAAGCATAGTATGATATTAATCAGTAGACTTTCTTATGGGCTAGGCTGGCAGCCGAGAGAagaagtactgagctagatagatgaAGTGGCTTTGTTATGTCAGACTATTCATTGCCAGACAGCCCCCCATGATACATAGCTTGGCTCAGAGAATATAAGTACAGTATAGAGTTAGTTTGACTAGGAgctttctttgtttaaaaatgtcATCATCCACATTGCCAAGGaacttctcttgaattcatctgAACAAGAAGCATTAAGTTAGTGTTATATTTCAGGTAGATTCAGTAATGAGAGGGAAGTCCCTGCTCCAGTGACAACCCTGTGGTGTAGGCTAATAGTCCTGAGGGATCTTTCCTCTGGCACTGACAGTTTCAGGCATGAGCTGCAGGTTGAAGAAATCAAGAGGGGCAAAGGCTGAATGGCCACAGACCCATTTTAAGGGTTCAGGACACACATTAGGTTTTAGTGACAACTGGTAGTTTCAGGAATTAGGGGAGATGGTAGGCGGCTCCTGGGGGCAGTGAAAGAGGGTTATCAGTGGTGGAAATTACCCCCTGGGTTACACTATATTCTTGCCAGTCAGGATTCAATCAATGACTTTGTGCACTGGAAGAGGGCTCTGTAGTCTTCACTAAGGTATTGGGGGAAGAACACCAAACCTGGCCAGATTCTAGCATATCTATCCTGAGGTTTTTGTTCCTTGTTCAAATTTACCATGGTTCCTCTGAGAATGACTACCATttataggaagatgccttacatCCTGACAGAGTATTATCACCCATACTATCAATTATGAGTAGCAGCCACTCTTCAGGGTCTCGGGCAGAAATTGTTTCCCTCACCTGATACCTAACCCTTTAAACTGGGGATGTGTGGGGATTGAAGATGGGATCTTCTGCTtgcaatcagggccggctctaggtagacccccggtggtgcggtgagccagggcaaagccgtgcggaaaccatgctgcaccctgcgagggcgggggcgccagagcaatctccgcccctaggtgccagggcggccaacctgctcgagactgccctgcctgcaATGCAGACGCTCTGCCAATGAGTTATGGCCACGTCCCTAAATaaggaaatgaaataatttttaataatgCACAGGTCTCATTCTGCCTTTAGAAAGCTCAAAGGAGCTTACACGAGGCATCCAGTGGTCTCCAATCCATCAAATGAAAAGGTATATAATTCAGTAGCTTCATCATTGCTATAGGATTTAATGTAAAATATTAATTGGGCCTATTCTGACCACTAGGAGTTATTTATCTGGGAATACATAGGACTCATTGCATCAGAGAGATGCTATTTTAAGGTAATCATGACAGGGCAACTCATTCTATAACCCAATGAGGAAAAAGAGATCAGAAGGGCATCCTCTTCCAGACAGGGGAGCTTGTCTATAGAGTTACCCATTCTGCATTTTTCTCCAGCCACTAAGTATCAACAATGTTGCTTTAGGTTATTTTCCCCACAGACAGCAAATTAACAACAAGCTGCCAATTTTCTACAGAAAATCatacagcaaaagaaaaagaagaacttAAACAAAGCAAGTACATGTATGTCAGCTAAAAAGATAATATTGTGTCTGTCTTGGGAGTTCAAAAGTGGCATAGACCTGCAGTGTTTTATGGAAGGCTTTTAAGAATTATAGTCATTCAATACTTTTCAAGATCAACCCTTACCTAAATGCTGTGAAAAAGCCACACAGTTCAGAAGTGCAGCTCCTTGGTTCCCATGGAAACGAGCCAGCACTTGGGAGGAGAGAGTTCACTCGCACACCAAGGGAAGATTTTTGTAACTCTCAGCCTTTAGGAAATAGGCTGTGACTCAATTGAGAAAATCTACTCAGACTTGGGGAAGTAGTTGTTTTTGTGAGAGGAACTTCCCCATCATTGGTCCTTCATGGTGTAGCCCTGAACTCCTCGGTTCCTGGGGTCCATGAAAATGCTTCTTTCAGGGATGAAATGCAACTTTCAAGCAACCAGCTGGACACTTGCCCTCCTCAAACTGTCAGAATATGGGAAGTTTAGGCTCCTATGTTGCTAGATCAACCGTAGGCGGCGCTGCGTCCAAACTGAAGTCGCCAGCGCTGCTGCTAAATCAGGAGGAATTAATAAAGTTGTTCCGTTTTGCAGCCGTTTATGGCCGAGCCTCTGTCGCGACTCGCGGAGGTGACCTGACACCAAGCACAAAGCAAAAACCTCCCACAGAATCTCTGCTCGGATGGTGGCAGCAGGCAGCCCTTGCGCGACAAAGGAACGCTGCGCTTTCGGAGCCTCCCGAATTCTCCGCTTCTATTCATCGTCTCTTAACAAATTCTGGCCTGCCGTGACTTCCAAAAGCGCGTATAGTTCACCACACACACCAGGAAgtaagtttaattttttttttttaaaaaaagtggaattTCTCGGGCAGCACAATTGCAAGCACGGCGGGTGCCAAAGTGACGTAAGGACAGTCCTGTCCGTTTTCTACCAAAACCAGCTGCAAATGTCAATTTAATTGATCTGCTTCCATCCTCAAAAAATCCCCACCTGCTAATGCAGACGCCGCTGCTTTAACactgaaactttaaaaaaaaatacatggcaATTTTGCAGATTTTCACTCGATTGCCGAATTATATTATTGCCATTTATTCGAAAGCACCAAAATATTAACAGCGAAATTAGGACGCGCAAACCTTTTAGGACGCACGAAATGGAATTGCAATTCATTTCTCTTAGGACACTGCCCTGTCCCAGGGCCTCATCCTGAGCCCATTTGTTTTCCCGCCCGCAGAGCAGCACTGAAGGAGCCGGGCAGTAGCCTAGCAACAAAGCCGCCAAGCAAGCTGCGTAAGTGCGCACGCGCAACCTATAACGCAGTAGGCGGGGagactctctcttcctctccctctctctctctctctgtctgcctcCGCGTTGTCATAATAAGCTCAGGCGCTCCATGATAGCCGCGTAGGCGCTTCCGGTGTGTGTGTTCGTCACCTGGATGCACATCCGGGCTTTTCAAGCTCAGCCGGAAGTGCGGCGGGTAAGTGAAGGCGGCGGGTGTAGAACCCTCACCTTGTCTGGAGGTCGCGAGCCTAGCGTCCCGCAGAGGAGCGGCCGCTTCTGTCGGGCGGGGAGACCCTTCTCAACCCTTCTTCGGGCGGAGAGGAGGAGGTGAGAGCGGGCGCTcgccctgccctcccccctcccaagacTGCAGCAGCCAAGCGTGGAGGGAAAGCAGAGCCTCCTTCGCGCGCTTCCCCTGCCTTGTGCCCACTTGCCATCGTTCTCTAGCCGCGGCAAGGGTGCGGGACTCGGTCGCGCGGCGCCTTCCGTGCAGTCGGCTCCGCGGGGCCCCTGGAAGGAAACTGCGGGATAGTCCGCGCACACTCCTTTCGGCGATTCACGGCAGAAACTGGACTTTTAGGATAGGTGCCCTGGGGAGCCCCGTTCTTTAGCCCCAGTTCAGCAGCTCAGGTTGGTCGCGTGCAATGTGGCAACTCCCCAACAATACAATGTTTTCGGGCCTCTTAAAACTCTTCATCTGACAACCTGGGATTATTTTATGTGCCCAATGCAAGTGGCAAACTGTAGGGTTTCTAGTGTTCAGTAGAGTTTTGTACGCTGTTTGTACAACGAACCAGTCTTACACGGTGTTAAGTGTTCTTGAAATACTAAGTAACAGTGCATTGTAGACTTTGTTGTCTGCTTTTAAGATCGCGTTTGGGAGAACTTATCAAATGGTGCCTCCTTAAACATAAGGTGTGCCAGTTTGTTTTACTACAGTTAAAATCTCTGGGTTTTAGACTTTGCTGTGAACCAAACAATGCCATCCCTGGAATCTCAGTATATTTATGTAATAGTAGGGCAGATTGTGGCCTACACAATTGCACCCCCTCCAAAGGCTCCCAAAgcataagaagtgcctgctggatcagatagatggcccatctagtccagtgtcttgatctcacattggccaaccagatgcctattggaagcccaaaagcaggacatgagtcgAACAGTGCTTTACATGCTAGAAAAAAAGCCAACTCTAACCCTAGCGAGCTCCACTTCTGTGACTAGAAGAGGTGGTGGCCGGTAAGGGCTGCCAGCAGTTGCACCAATGTCCTTCTATaaggtagggttaccagatgtccctggttcccagggacagtccccggattcacCAATCTGTCCCCGGAGAAAATCTGCCCCCGGATTTTaattaatgtccccggatttatgccTGGGGACTTCCGGCTAGGcaccatggcagcgagcagcacTGGAGGTCCCGGCCATGTGAAAGTTTGAGCTGGCCAATCGGCTGGCTGAGGTGGAGGCTATTTAAACCAAGGCGTGAGGCAGAGAGCTTTTTTCTGGCTCGCTTCCTCGATCAACGCTCACCTTGAACTTGtgcagagccgcccgcagcagaagagctgcAGGCTCTGCATGcccaagtttttttttgggggggggggcgagtgaGGCGCTGAGgtggcaaagaagaggaggagaggcataGAAAAGAGTTGTGCTGTGTTGcaagacagagagagatggagcaTGACGGCTGCTTCTCAAGGGAACACAGGAGTGACAGCGAAGGCTGAGGGGGAAACGGGAGGAAGGCAGGTGGGCGTGTGGGctcctttgctttctctccctcctttccctccaaggGCCGCTGCAGAGATGATGAGTTAAACGGGGGGCGGGAGGAAGGTGCTGCGGCGCCCCTTGTCCCCGGCAGTGGGGcgcagggggtgggggttgaaacGTTCTTGGGAGAcggagcctccctccctccctctgcacctCTGGAACCAGCAGCCTCTCTTGTGAGGAGGGCTGTGTGCGAGTCCACTGTTTGTCCACCTCTGGTAACGAGACACCACCACCGCCAGTTAAATCTCCATAGAGACTACACTCGCCCTCCAGCAGTCTCCCGGTTATGGGAAGCCGTGCCTTGTGTGCCTGTTTAATGCGTGTTTTCCCAAGACCAGTGAGCACCTTTACtcaatttctctccccacccacccccaccaacctCTTTTTGGGGGCGTTTGTAGACGGGCTTCTCCGTCTGCCTTGTGTTTAGGTGCGTGCCCGACAACTTTGGAGTCCCCCCCATAAAAAGGTCCAGaactctgggcaaccctttcctaaaataaagcatgaattttttattttatttttaaagtgtccccggatttcttgaaaaaaaatatggtaaccatAATATAAGGGGCAATATATGCAAAGTAAGCTCAagaaaggaagctgtgcctgAATTTTGAATTTAAATCACCTGAAACTTGGTCAAGAATTGCTCTCTTAAAATGTGAAGACTGTTATTGCTTTCACGAATTCAATTCTTAAGAGATTTTAGCCCTTCAAACTCTTTCTAGGTTCTTTTGTCTCCACTGACCACCAGACCACATTGACTGGGCAAGGCTATGACAGTCCTTTCGGGCAATTACTGTCGGGATCATCTGCTATATGCCACAGGGCGGGGCAGCTAATTTATGACCCTTTTGATATTGTTGGATTACTGCTCCTATCAGCCCCCAccatggtcaagggtgatgggagttggtagtGCAACAACCCCTGGGGGGCTGCTGGTTAACCCCTCTTTTAGCTGTTCACAGTTATACTTCAGATAGCTGACAGGTCTAACTAAACCACATAGGCCTTTAACTGCTTTCTTGTAACTGTAACAATGTTGACAGGCTGCATACAAAGTAACAGGCTTCGCAGCTATGATGATCTTTTCATTTCAATATTGCCCCCTTATAAATACAGTGCTTTtcaaaatacttaaaaaaaaccacttaaaaaacattttacattCGATGTTAAGTCTCAAATAAAAACACTTTAGGTTCAATAAAGTGTAGGATTGGATGGTGACTTGTTAAGTTATGGAACACCAAAGTAGTTCAAGAATAACAGCGAACTTTTGTTTCTTGTGACAGAAATGACAGCTCCATCAATGAAGGAAAGGAAGGCTTGCTGGGGAGCTCGGGATGAGTACTGGAAGTGCTTAGATGATAATATGGAAGAGGCATCGAAGTGTGAGAAACTTAGGTGCTCTTTTGAAAATGTGTGTCCACAACAGTGGGTAAGCAGcacaaatcccccccaaaaaatattccaGCATCTCCTGATAGGACTGAGAAAGActtcctctctgaaaccctgaagagctgcttccagtcactgtagacaacatTAGGCTATGTCTGACTGTTGTAAGGTGGCTTCCTAggtttccagtacagtggtaactccacttacgaataactctacttacaaatgtttctacttacgaatggagctccgtccgccatcttggatgcggtttagataggattttttctacttacgaatttttagatagggttgcttctacttacgatttttttctcccaatgcattcctatgggattcgacttacaaatttttcgacttacgaatgtgcgttcagaacgcattaaattcgtaagtagaggtaccactgtatatacttgtCTTTACCAGCAATGAGATGAACCCTATAAACTTGCATAGCACTGATAAGGGTGTATATTGTAATGCTCTGTATCAAATACCTCAAGGGTTGTGTGAGCATCTCAGAGATATTTGCCTGACCAATTAGGTAGGGTTGATTGTGGTACCTCACATTTCACTGTAAGAAGACATTAGAACTGTTTGGTAATATAACTAGGTAATATAACTCCcttaagggaaataaaaaaattccttcagtagcaccttaaagaccaactaagtttatattttggtatgagctttcgtgtgcatgcacacttcttcagatacttcaggtatctgaagaagtgtgcatgcacacgaaagctcataccaaaatataaacttagttggtctttaaggtgctactgaaggaatttttttattttgcttcgactcagaccaacacggctacctacctgtccctTAAGGGAGTTGAGGACCCTGAAATCAAATGTTCAAAGTAGATCAACATGGTTACAAATCCAGATCTGAAATGCTGAAATGATAATCAAAAGAGGTTCTTCCTGTTTTCATTACACTAGAATTTTACTGTGTCAATCTCATTTCCTAACAGCGATCTTGTTCAAAACAGGTTAAATATTTTGATAGAAGAAGAGATTATCTAAAATATAAAGCAAAGTTGGAAGCAGGAGAATTTCAGCCTTCAGAGACAACCGAGAAGTCATAGCTACTCATCAGCTTTTATAAATACAGCCACAACAAAGGAGCATGCAGAAGAAGAGCACTTGAGTGATCCTGAAAAGTGCCAGTATCAGTAAAGGACAG
Encoded here:
- the LOC118081876 gene encoding cytochrome c oxidase assembly factor 6 homolog, whose translation is MTAPSMKERKACWGARDEYWKCLDDNMEEASKCEKLRCSFENVCPQQWVKYFDRRRDYLKYKAKLEAGEFQPSETTEKS